Within Novosphingobium resinovorum, the genomic segment GCGCGGGCAGATCGTCGGCAGCGAAGAATTCGAGGGTGAACGCGCCCTCCCAGACCTCGATCCGGTGGCGTGCGGCATCGGTGAAATCGAGCACCGAATAGGCGCTGCTGCCCAGATGGCAGGCCCACAGGCCGGAGGTCAGGAACGTCGGCTGCGGATAGTTGGTCCACCAGTAATCGCCGCCTGCCATGCCGTTCTGGTCCATCAGGCGGGTCAGTTCGGTGGATTTGTCGCGGCCGACGCCCGGCTCGCTGGTCCAGATCGGAAAGCGGCGGCCCGAGAGGTCGAGGTAGCTCATCTGCTCCCCGCCGCCCCAGGCATGCTCGCCCGGCTGCGCCGCCAGATCGACCCAGACGCGGTCGTACGCGGGATCGAGCACCGCGATGTCTAGCGAATCGCCCTTCACCGAAACGCGCAGCATCGGCGCGGCCCCGGCACTGGCCGAAAGGACGATGTCGGCGCCGTCCAGCGCGGCGAAGCCCAGCTCCACACGGCCGGTCGGCGCATCGCTGATGGCGAAGTTGCCGCGCACCATCTCCACCTCGGCCGCGCCGTGCGCCACCGCGAAAGCGGGGCTGTCCGCTGATCCACGCAGAACCGCGCGGCCAGCCAGAAGGCAGGCGAATCCATCTTCCCGAACGTCGAAAGTCAGCGACACGTTTCCAGTCCCATGAGCCATGTTGTTGTTATTCTGCAGCACGCTCGTCGCCGTCGTGCTGTCCCGATATGACAACGCTTGACAGAAATGTTCGACCCAATCAAGAGGGGTGCAACCGACAGGACGACCTGAGGCTCAAACACTCAGGCTCCGCATAAGCAGGAGGGGAAAACATATGATTTCGCACGCCACCATCACGCTTGCGCGCACCGCGCTGGCGCTTTCGGCGTCGGCCGTCGCGCTTGTCGCCGCGACTCCGGCCAACGCACAGGTCGACGAGATTATCGTTACCGCGCAGAAGGTTCGCCAGAACGTCCAGGACGTGCCGATCGCCATCAGCGCGGTCACCGGAGAGGCCATGGCCCGCGCCGGCGCCAAGAGCCTCGAGGACATCACCTCGATCGTCCCCTCGGTCACCTTCCGCAAGGGTACGACCAACGCCAACAGCGCGATCGTCATGCGCGGCGTCGGCACGATCAGCTTCTCGGTCGCGGCCGAACCCAGCGTGTCCACCGTTGTCGACGGCATCGTGCTGAGCCGTTCGGGCCAGTCGTTCCTCGACCTTTTCGACTTCGACCGCCTCGAAGTGCTGCGCGGGCCGCAGGGCACGCTGTTCGGCAAGAACGCCTCGGCGGGTCTGGTCAACATCGTGTCGAAGGGCGGCACCAGGGACTTCGAGGCCGAGGCCAACGTTTCGGGCACCACCGACGACGAATACCGCGCCAAGATGACCGTCTCCGGCCCGATCTCGGAGAACCTGACCGGCCGCCTCACCGGCTTCTACGGAAACTTCGACGGCAACATCAAGAACACCTACTACGACAAGACGGTCAACGGTTACGAGCACTACGGCGCGCGCGGCCTGATCGACTATGACGGCGAGGGCGGCCGTTTCCGCCTGATCGCGGACTACTTCAAGGCCAACGACGATTGCTGCGCCGAAGTGACCGGCGTGTCGCGCGGCACCGTGATCGACAACGAACTGGGCATCGTTCCGCAGGGCGAAGACACCCGCGAGGTCAACCAGAACCTCATCACCCGCTCGCTCGACCGCCAGTACAGCCTGACGATGAGCGCGGACATCGATACCTTCGCCGATCACACGCTCTCGATCGTCACCGGCTATCGCAACTGGAAGAACACCGAAATCCGCGACGGCGACTTCCTGCCGCGCGCGATCGTCGGCACCCCGCAGCTGCACGACCGCGGCACCGTGGAGACCGACCAGGTCTCCGCCGAAGTCCGCCTCGCCTCGCCGCAGAACCAGGCGCTGACGTATCAGGTCGGCGGTTTCCTGTGGTATTCCAAGAACACGCAGGACTTCACCCGCAGCGACGTGACCTGCACCACTTCGACCTCGCCGATCGATGCGGCGACGGGCGCGCGGCCGTGCAACCTGGCCGACACCGTCAACACGCACTATGTCTCGGCGACCTCGCGCTCGGACGTCTCGTTCCGCAACTGGGCGCTGTTCGGTCAGGCGACTTACGCCTTCCTGCCGGAACTGCGCCTGACGCTGGGCGGCCGCTACACGCATGACAGCGTGAGCTTCACCCACGTGCGCGGCGCCGCGATCGATGCCGCCACCGGTCTGCCGATGGCCGCTTCGGGCCTGCTGCCTTATGGCGCGGGCGGCACGATCGCCAGCGGCGGCAACGGCACCGATACTTCGCGTGGGGAAACCAGCGCCAACAACTTCTCCGGCAAGGCGGTGCTGCAGTACGACGTCATGGACGACGTGATGGTCTACGGCAGCTACACGCGCGGCTACAAGGGCCCGGCGTTCAACGTCTTCTTCAACCACACCGCGCCCAACAACGCCGAACCGATCGATCCCGAGAAGTCGAACAGCTTCGAGGTCGGCTTCAAGAGCCAGTGGTTCGACCGCATCGTGCAGCTGAATGCGGCCGCGTTCCTGGTCGACTACAAGGGCTTCCAGGCGAACAACTTCGTGCTCATCAACGGCGCGACGACCACCAGCCTGACCAACGCCGGTTCGGTTCGCTCGAAGGGCTTCGAGGCCGACCTCACCGTCGCCCCGACCGAGGGCCTGACCTTCCGTGCCAATGCGGCCTATGCCGATGCCAAGGTGCGCAAGTTCAACCCGAACCCGCTGACCAACGCGCCCGACGCGCGTGACGGCACGCGCCTGCCGCTGGCGCCCAAGTTCAGCTACACCATCGGCGCGGACTACGACGTCCCGGTCGGCCCGGTGAAGCTGTACCTGTCGAGCGACTGGCACCATGTTTCGAAGCAGTTTTCGGACCTTGGCGAGAGCGGCGAGATCGACCCCTACGGCATCTGGAACGCCAGCATCGGCGTGTCGGACGCCGAGGACAAGTATCGCCTGACCTTCATGGTCCGCAACATCCTCGACGACAGCTACGTGCTGCTCAACACCACGAACGG encodes:
- a CDS encoding TonB-dependent receptor, with amino-acid sequence MISHATITLARTALALSASAVALVAATPANAQVDEIIVTAQKVRQNVQDVPIAISAVTGEAMARAGAKSLEDITSIVPSVTFRKGTTNANSAIVMRGVGTISFSVAAEPSVSTVVDGIVLSRSGQSFLDLFDFDRLEVLRGPQGTLFGKNASAGLVNIVSKGGTRDFEAEANVSGTTDDEYRAKMTVSGPISENLTGRLTGFYGNFDGNIKNTYYDKTVNGYEHYGARGLIDYDGEGGRFRLIADYFKANDDCCAEVTGVSRGTVIDNELGIVPQGEDTREVNQNLITRSLDRQYSLTMSADIDTFADHTLSIVTGYRNWKNTEIRDGDFLPRAIVGTPQLHDRGTVETDQVSAEVRLASPQNQALTYQVGGFLWYSKNTQDFTRSDVTCTTSTSPIDAATGARPCNLADTVNTHYVSATSRSDVSFRNWALFGQATYAFLPELRLTLGGRYTHDSVSFTHVRGAAIDAATGLPMAASGLLPYGAGGTIASGGNGTDTSRGETSANNFSGKAVLQYDVMDDVMVYGSYTRGYKGPAFNVFFNHTAPNNAEPIDPEKSNSFEVGFKSQWFDRIVQLNAAAFLVDYKGFQANNFVLINGATTTSLTNAGSVRSKGFEADLTVAPTEGLTFRANAAYADAKVRKFNPNPLTNAPDARDGTRLPLAPKFSYTIGADYDVPVGPVKLYLSSDWHHVSKQFSDLGESGEIDPYGIWNASIGVSDAEDKYRLTFMVRNILDDSYVLLNTTNGQRLMIPRDADRYAGLNLRAKFN